In a genomic window of Nodosilinea sp. E11:
- a CDS encoding TrbI/VirB10 family protein, producing MTTPNNLWDDQEMADLVGLHLPEPATTEEQDAYPVAPATTLEPEPLLDAEDIDGQALGDRKPKLSLAANPFTKLGVVAAGTGLVIGVLAVFTSGVMKNDSPLAEEVQADFPEPMVEGEELSATDDRGQLLTDLAMGRQQAELEALANEEPTAQPEAPTARETPEFSPAPPPPSRPPHTVAARPAPAPLPPRPAPVSSAVSARPVVSQPVAQPVVDPTERWLALSHLGSYGQGSPLPQETFAPLVTEAPAPVAQVSTLPSPRAINHAEESAILQGQPVALPPTSPLLLTGTQAPAVLETPLIWAAETDSPQFVVQLTEPLLTADGEIGLPADTSLVAQVASVVDSGLVQLAVVSFIQAGQEIPLPAGTVQLRGVEGTPLIAQKYDDPGMDIARMDATMAAMAGLSRAAGLVNRPKTSSVITSVGGSAITQDTGEPNLLAGILEGAFEQLSGQMEARNQAALDEILNRPVVWYLPTGTEVELYVNQTVVL from the coding sequence ATGACGACACCCAACAATCTGTGGGACGACCAAGAGATGGCCGACCTGGTTGGACTCCACCTACCAGAACCTGCCACTACCGAAGAACAGGATGCCTATCCAGTTGCACCCGCCACCACCCTGGAGCCAGAACCCCTTCTGGATGCTGAGGATATTGACGGGCAGGCCTTAGGCGATCGCAAGCCCAAACTATCTCTGGCGGCTAACCCCTTTACCAAGCTGGGTGTTGTCGCGGCTGGAACCGGTCTGGTGATCGGGGTTTTAGCCGTCTTCACCAGCGGGGTGATGAAAAACGACTCTCCACTGGCTGAAGAGGTGCAAGCCGATTTTCCAGAACCCATGGTTGAGGGAGAGGAGCTGAGTGCTACAGATGACCGGGGCCAGCTGCTCACCGATTTAGCGATGGGGCGTCAGCAGGCTGAACTGGAGGCCTTGGCCAATGAAGAGCCTACGGCTCAACCGGAAGCGCCAACGGCCAGAGAAACCCCTGAATTTTCTCCGGCTCCTCCACCCCCGTCACGACCGCCCCACACCGTTGCGGCGCGACCAGCCCCGGCACCGCTGCCGCCTCGACCAGCCCCCGTATCCTCTGCTGTTTCAGCCCGTCCTGTAGTTTCCCAACCGGTGGCCCAACCCGTCGTAGATCCAACGGAACGATGGCTAGCGCTGTCCCATTTGGGGAGCTACGGACAGGGCAGTCCCTTACCGCAGGAAACCTTTGCACCGCTAGTCACGGAGGCTCCAGCGCCAGTGGCTCAAGTCAGCACCCTACCCTCACCCCGTGCCATCAACCATGCCGAAGAATCGGCCATTCTCCAGGGCCAGCCGGTGGCATTGCCCCCGACATCGCCCCTGCTGCTGACTGGCACCCAAGCCCCCGCTGTACTGGAAACGCCGTTGATCTGGGCAGCAGAGACAGACAGCCCTCAGTTCGTGGTGCAGCTAACAGAACCCTTGCTGACTGCCGACGGAGAGATCGGCTTACCGGCAGACACGTCGCTGGTGGCACAGGTGGCATCGGTGGTGGACAGCGGCCTGGTGCAGCTAGCAGTGGTCTCGTTCATTCAGGCGGGTCAGGAGATCCCGCTGCCCGCTGGAACCGTTCAACTGCGGGGGGTGGAGGGCACCCCTCTGATCGCTCAGAAGTACGACGACCCAGGCATGGATATCGCTCGCATGGATGCCACGATGGCGGCTATGGCTGGGTTATCTCGGGCGGCGGGGTTAGTGAACCGGCCCAAAACATCCTCGGTTATCACCTCTGTTGGAGGCAGCGCGATCACCCAAGACACCGGAGAGCCCAACCTTCTGGCTGGAATTCTTGAAGGCGCGTTTGAGCAGCTATCAGGGCAGATGGAAGCGCGGAATCAGGCAGCGCTGGATGAAATCTTGAATCGTCCCGTCGTTTGGTATTTGCCAACCGGCACTGAGGTCGAACTGTACGTGAATCAAACGGTGGTGCTATGA
- a CDS encoding M23 family metallopeptidase, with product MTSYFFRRRRLWRPVIGILVLILAIALHGWRVQPAHSSLQPGSPVPVIQDQILGTKPDWVQITLRTLPAALESGSFEAPADLIRLLGYDPSRVWQAGQTADQYMQLGDFQESFQLQQFSLYEIAALVGLDWPALRLADFALVAWQTLGDLVQALPDLANRPVESVAPISDLLKGQVDPQTAIAEVLQDEALASLSLGDLDLEQYGLGDIPGLIEAPLESFRDWQQSVIGQVPGLANVPFANFPNPIVEQGVVVGQVDVVFGPAEGNRTNTISGSYVEGFNVPCDADCAHLEIGQPTLVEGTQWVSGKYQQVRGGRGALAAANGGVEPTGRHPFGNAFKVAVLDTDEASGTAETGLYFRMCVRNLFVDLGCTPYFIGPIPWLPVQEEGMVFLGQIKEGLSTTDSADVAASKGIDPQTGEPKLNPAPVTRASGSPGTATGRFIHPAPGYGVTSSFGYRTHPIHGDRRLHSGTDFGTPTGTLIRAADGGQVIFAGISGSLTSGYGRLVIINHGNGVETYYAHLQGFFVQAGDIIAQGDPVGRANSTGWSTGPHLHFEVRQNGQPQNPMNYLS from the coding sequence ATGACCTCATATTTTTTCAGGCGCAGGCGGCTATGGCGGCCTGTGATCGGGATTCTTGTTTTAATTTTGGCGATCGCGCTTCACGGCTGGCGGGTGCAACCCGCCCACTCCAGCCTCCAGCCAGGCTCACCAGTGCCGGTGATTCAGGATCAGATTTTAGGCACCAAGCCCGACTGGGTACAGATCACCCTGCGCACCCTGCCTGCGGCGCTGGAGTCTGGCTCGTTTGAGGCTCCAGCGGATCTGATCCGTCTCTTGGGCTACGACCCGTCGCGGGTCTGGCAGGCTGGGCAAACCGCTGACCAGTACATGCAGCTGGGCGATTTTCAGGAGAGCTTTCAGCTCCAGCAGTTCTCGCTGTATGAGATTGCCGCCCTGGTGGGTCTGGATTGGCCTGCCCTACGGCTGGCGGATTTTGCCCTGGTGGCATGGCAAACCCTGGGGGATTTGGTGCAGGCGCTGCCTGATTTAGCCAATCGACCAGTGGAGTCGGTGGCCCCGATCTCTGACCTACTCAAGGGACAAGTCGATCCGCAAACTGCGATCGCCGAGGTGCTTCAAGATGAGGCACTGGCGTCACTCAGCCTAGGAGACCTCGACCTGGAGCAGTACGGGCTAGGGGATATTCCAGGGTTGATCGAGGCCCCGCTGGAGAGCTTCCGCGACTGGCAGCAGTCCGTTATCGGCCAGGTGCCCGGTCTCGCGAATGTCCCCTTCGCCAACTTTCCCAACCCCATCGTGGAGCAAGGCGTGGTGGTGGGCCAGGTGGATGTGGTGTTTGGCCCGGCGGAAGGCAACCGCACTAACACCATCAGCGGCAGTTATGTGGAGGGGTTCAATGTGCCCTGTGACGCTGACTGCGCCCACCTCGAAATCGGGCAGCCCACCCTGGTGGAAGGTACCCAGTGGGTTTCCGGCAAGTACCAGCAGGTACGCGGCGGACGCGGGGCCTTGGCTGCCGCCAATGGCGGGGTTGAACCCACCGGTCGCCATCCCTTTGGCAATGCGTTCAAGGTGGCGGTGCTCGACACCGATGAGGCCTCTGGCACCGCTGAAACCGGGCTATATTTCCGCATGTGCGTTCGCAACCTGTTTGTGGACTTAGGCTGCACTCCCTACTTCATCGGCCCCATTCCCTGGCTGCCGGTGCAGGAAGAGGGCATGGTCTTCTTGGGCCAAATCAAGGAAGGCCTTTCCACCACCGATTCAGCCGACGTTGCAGCATCGAAAGGAATCGACCCGCAGACCGGCGAACCTAAACTCAACCCAGCACCTGTCACCAGGGCTTCAGGCTCTCCAGGTACTGCTACTGGGCGATTCATTCACCCCGCACCGGGCTATGGCGTCACCAGTAGTTTTGGCTATCGCACTCACCCAATCCATGGCGATCGCCGTCTCCACAGCGGCACCGACTTTGGCACTCCCACTGGCACCCTCATTCGAGCGGCTGACGGTGGGCAGGTCATCTTTGCTGGCATCAGCGGCTCCCTCACCAGTGGCTACGGCAGGCTCGTCATCATCAACCACGGCAATGGCGTAGAGACCTACTACGCCCATCTGCAAGGCTTTTTCGTGCAAGCGGGCGACATCATCGCCCAAGGCGATCCGGTCGGTCGCGCCAACAGTACGGGTTGGTCAACGGGGCCGCATTTGCACTTTGAGGTACGCCAGAACGGTCAGCCCCAGAACCCTATGAACTATCTCAGTTAA
- a CDS encoding type IV secretory system conjugative DNA transfer family protein: MRYTTEQPSLLGQVDSTSTQSISQLVTSLQSRQGLTLLGCAVLIAAFSLMSQGKKGKLATSRFGGSPEKAAARKRAVRQIQERKRNAVSLYIGKPTRKQDARSLYLPDLQRGIAVCGGPGSGKTFSIIDPLIRSALDQGLPVAMYDFKYPTQSARHAAYAAKLGYDVRVLAPGFPESEVCNPIDFLRSESDAEMARQIATVLNKNFRLMTQSSEDGFFAAAGDQLTEALLMLAKSTQHPDIMTAQAVLGLTNLGNRVAAAHGMNSWIRVSFNQLIGVKDAEKTASGIVGSASETFTRFMKEGVLGAFCGQTSIPLDLTGKQLLILGMDRERRDVVGPLVATVLHMLVTRNVAQRRQDPLVVAIDELPTLYLPTLVQWLNENREDGLAVILGFQNLVQLEKTYGRELARAILGACATKAVFNPQEYEAARMFSDFLGDEEIQHKQKSRNRGGGKSSTTISDQERTRKLFEPSQFLRLPPGKCILINPGFTSRGEAAIPIQQAIKIPKADVQASEGSKALWAKIHARLVRRSPQRMPTAADLEKRRQMVEAMLPEPQAPVNSAYPDPAGLIDKYSSLL; this comes from the coding sequence ATGCGTTACACCACCGAACAACCATCTCTGTTGGGGCAGGTGGATTCCACCTCTACTCAATCCATCTCCCAGCTGGTGACCTCACTCCAGTCCCGCCAGGGGCTCACCCTGCTCGGCTGTGCTGTGCTGATTGCCGCCTTCTCGCTAATGAGCCAAGGCAAGAAAGGGAAGCTCGCCACCAGCCGCTTTGGTGGCAGCCCCGAGAAAGCCGCTGCCCGCAAGCGTGCGGTACGACAGATTCAGGAGCGCAAACGCAACGCGGTTTCTCTCTACATTGGCAAGCCCACCCGCAAGCAAGATGCTCGGTCTCTCTATTTGCCCGACCTTCAGCGGGGCATCGCTGTTTGTGGAGGGCCAGGTTCTGGGAAAACCTTCAGCATCATCGACCCGCTGATTCGCTCCGCCCTTGACCAGGGTCTACCGGTAGCGATGTACGACTTCAAGTATCCGACCCAAAGTGCTCGACATGCCGCCTATGCCGCCAAGCTGGGCTATGACGTGCGCGTGCTGGCCCCTGGCTTTCCTGAATCCGAGGTGTGCAACCCCATTGACTTCCTCCGCAGCGAATCCGATGCCGAGATGGCGCGGCAAATCGCCACGGTGCTGAACAAAAACTTTCGGCTGATGACCCAGAGCAGCGAAGACGGATTCTTTGCCGCCGCTGGTGATCAGCTGACAGAAGCCCTGTTGATGCTGGCCAAATCCACCCAGCACCCCGACATCATGACCGCCCAGGCGGTGCTGGGGCTGACCAATTTGGGCAATCGGGTAGCGGCGGCTCACGGCATGAACAGCTGGATTCGAGTCTCCTTTAACCAGTTGATTGGGGTGAAAGATGCCGAGAAAACCGCCAGCGGCATTGTGGGCAGCGCCAGCGAGACCTTTACCCGCTTTATGAAAGAAGGGGTATTGGGGGCGTTCTGTGGTCAAACCTCTATCCCTCTCGATTTAACCGGCAAACAGCTGCTGATTCTGGGGATGGATCGAGAGCGGCGGGATGTGGTGGGGCCGCTAGTAGCCACGGTGCTGCACATGCTGGTCACCCGCAATGTGGCCCAGCGTCGGCAAGATCCGTTAGTTGTCGCGATTGACGAGTTGCCCACCCTTTACTTACCCACCCTGGTGCAGTGGCTGAACGAAAACCGGGAGGACGGTCTAGCGGTCATCCTTGGCTTTCAAAACCTGGTGCAGCTAGAGAAAACCTACGGTCGCGAGCTGGCCCGCGCCATCTTGGGGGCCTGTGCTACCAAAGCGGTCTTCAACCCCCAGGAATACGAAGCGGCCCGCATGTTCTCAGACTTTCTGGGGGATGAGGAAATTCAGCACAAGCAAAAATCCCGCAATCGCGGCGGCGGTAAGTCCAGCACCACCATCTCCGACCAGGAACGTACCCGCAAGCTATTTGAACCCAGCCAATTTTTACGCCTGCCACCAGGTAAATGCATCTTGATCAACCCCGGTTTTACCTCCCGAGGAGAAGCCGCGATTCCTATCCAGCAGGCAATCAAAATTCCCAAGGCTGATGTTCAAGCCAGCGAGGGGAGTAAAGCCCTGTGGGCCAAGATCCACGCTCGCCTCGTGCGCCGCAGCCCGCAGCGGATGCCCACTGCCGCTGATTTAGAAAAGCGGCGACAGATGGTGGAAGCGATGCTGCCCGAGCCTCAAGCCCCGGTCAACTCGGCCTACCCTGACCCCGCTGGCCTGATCGATAAATACAGCAGTTTGCTTTAG